Proteins co-encoded in one Arachis hypogaea cultivar Tifrunner chromosome 13, arahy.Tifrunner.gnm2.J5K5, whole genome shotgun sequence genomic window:
- the LOC112735088 gene encoding xylose isomerase-like, producing MRKKTIAKRPPRKKVYKLPTKPSTRSQDRTFTPSSSPPTSPPRCDPMAQTKNTPRYPASAKPTPPPKTTPSKPSSLKPGSSKGKRPAVEEPVPETAKPKSMSVPVCSQSGSVHFYVKGRDIILNNETISDSLKYTDVGLYAYTSVKWDEGVGISYHDALAHICEHIGQSQTCPAENANKCDDSEWEGEFFPAINKIKYEGPSSKNPLSFKWYNAEEEILGKKMKDWFRFSVAFWHTFRGTGADPFGAPTKHWPWEDGTNSVKMAKRRMRANFEFINKLGIDLWCFHDRDIAPDGESLEEANANLDEVVALAKELQTQGKKKVLWGTAQLFMHPRYMHGAATSSELGVYAYAATQVKKAMEATHYLGGENFVFWGGREGYQSLLNTDMERELNHLARFFEAAVAYKKKIGFNGTLLIEPKPQEPTKHQYDWDAATTSNFLRKYGLIGEFKLNIECNHATLSGHSCHHELETARISGLLGNIDANTGDPQVGWDTDQFLVDIQEATMIMLSVVRNGGIAPGGFNFDAKLRRESTDVEDLFIAHIIGMDTMARGLKNVAKLVEDGALAELVRKRYQSFDTEIGAQIEAGKADFDFLEKKVKEWGEPKVASAKQELAEMILQSAL from the exons atgaggaagaaaaccattgcTAAAAGGCCTCCTCGTAAAAAAGTTTACAAGCTTCCCACAAAGCCTTCCACTCGCTCCCAAGACCGGACATTTACCCCATCttcttctcctcctacctctcctcctcgctgTGACCCCATGGCTCAGACCAAAAACACTCCAAGATACCCTGCCTCTGCTAAGCCGACGCCACCACCAAAGACGACACCCTCCAAACCAAGCTCTTTGAAACCTGGCTCATCCAAGGGTAAGCGTCCTGCTGTTGAAGAACCTGTTCCTGAGACAGCAAAACCTAAGTCAATGTCTGTTCCTGTGTGCTCACAAAGCG gaagtgtgcaTTTTTATGTTAAGGGCAGAGACATTATCTTGAATAATGAAACTATCAGTGATTCCTTGAAGTACACTGATGTTGGGCTGTATGCTTATACATCTGTGAAATGGGATGAAGGTGTTGGTATCTCTTACCATGATGCTttggctcacatttgtgaacat ATCGGTCAATCTCAAACATGTCCTGCTGAAAATGCCAATAAATGTGACGATTCAGAGTGGGAGGGAGAATTCTTTCCTGccattaacaaaattaaatatgag GGTCCCTCTAGCAAGAACCCACTTTCATTTAAATGGTATAACGCAGAGGAAGAAATTCTTGGAAAAAAGATGAAG GACTGGTTCAGATTTAGTGTTGCATTTTGGCATACATTTCGTGGAACAGGTGCAGACCCGTTTGGTGCACCTACCAAGCACTGGCCGTGGGAAGATGGTACCAATTCTGTTAAAATGGCTAAAAGAAGAA TGCGAGCTAACTTTGAGTTTATAAACAAACTTGGAATTGATCTGTGGTGCTTCCACGATCGGGATATTGCCCCTGATGGAGAATCTCTGGAg GAAGCTAATGCAAACTTGGATGAAGTGGTTGCCCTTGCCAAGGAGCTCCAGACTCAG GGAAAAAAGAAAGTTTTATGGGGAACAGCTCAATTGTTTATGCATCCTCGTTATATGCATGGTGCTGCTACTAG CTCTGAGTTAGGCGTCTATGCATATGCTGCTACACAAGTGAAGAAGGCTATGGAA GCTACGCATTATTTGGGGGGagaaaattttgttttctggGGTGGCCGTGAGGGTTATCAATCCCTTTTGAACACAGATATGGAACGAGAGCTTAATCATTTG GCTAGGTTTTTTGAAGCTGCTGTTGCATATAAGAAGAAGATTGGATTCAATG GGACTCTGTTGATCGAACCCAAGCCGCAGGAGCCTACAAAACATCA GTATGATTGGGATGCTGCAACCACATCTAACTTCTTGCGAAAATATGGACTTATAG GAGAATTCAAACTCAACATTGAGTGCAATCATGCCACCTTATCCGGTCATAG TTGTCACCATGAGCTTGAAACTGCAAGGATTAGTGGACTACTTGGTAATATTGATGCAAACACTGGTGATCCTCAAGTTG GATGGGATACAGATCAATTTCTTGTAGATATTCAAGAAGCAACAATGATTATGCTCAGTGTGGTCAGAAAT GGTGGAATTGCACCAGGTGGATtcaactttgatgccaaatt GCGAAGAGAGAGCACGGATGTTGAAGACTTATTCATTGCTCACATCATCGGTATGGATACTATGGCCCGCGGCCTCAAGAACGTTGCTAAGTTAGTTGAG GATGGTGCTCTAGCTGAGCTTGTTCGGAAGAGATACCAGAGTTTTGACACTGAAATTGGTGCTCAAATAGAG GCTGGTAAAGCTGACTTTGACTTCTTGGAGAAGAAAGTTAAGGAATGGGGAGAACCCAAGGTTGCTTCAGCTAAACAG GAGCTAGCTGAGATGATCCTCCAGTCTGCATTGTAA